From Polynucleobacter sp. JS-JIR-II-b4, a single genomic window includes:
- a CDS encoding HAD-IA family hydrolase, which produces MSQVNKSNRPYDLIVWDWDGTIMDSTPTIVHCIQQACRDLGFKAPDDTLASSVIGLGIQDSLRRAVPWIEPAHFPKLTERFRYHYLAKDHELDLFVGIRELLEELHAKQYLLAVATGKSRVGLDRSLGHHQIGHLFHETRTADESFSKPHPAMLLELSDVTQVPTRRMLMIGDTTHDLDMAANAGVDAVAVTYGAHPPDTLKASPSLAHVDDVAQLSQWLKNNLQH; this is translated from the coding sequence ATGTCTCAAGTAAATAAATCAAATCGACCTTATGACCTGATTGTGTGGGATTGGGATGGAACCATCATGGATTCCACGCCAACCATCGTGCATTGTATTCAGCAAGCCTGTCGCGATTTAGGATTTAAGGCTCCTGATGACACGTTAGCCAGTTCAGTAATTGGTTTAGGAATTCAGGATTCATTGCGCAGAGCAGTGCCATGGATAGAGCCGGCCCATTTTCCAAAACTGACAGAGCGTTTTCGTTATCACTACTTAGCAAAAGATCATGAGCTTGATTTATTTGTTGGCATTCGAGAGCTCTTAGAAGAGCTGCATGCTAAACAATATTTATTGGCTGTTGCCACTGGGAAGTCGCGCGTCGGATTAGATCGCTCGCTCGGGCATCATCAGATCGGCCATCTCTTTCATGAGACTCGTACGGCTGACGAATCTTTTTCTAAGCCTCATCCAGCAATGTTGTTGGAGCTATCGGATGTCACCCAGGTGCCGACCCGTCGTATGCTCATGATTGGCGATACGACCCATGACTTAGATATGGCAGCGAATGCTGGAGTAGATGCGGTAGCGGTAACTTATGGTGCCCACCCGCCCGATACTTTAAAAGCCTCGCCATCATTGGCGCATGTGGATGATGTCGCGCAACTTTCTCAATGGCTTAAAAATAACCTGCAACACTAA
- the sppA gene encoding signal peptide peptidase SppA: MENNPNPNWERQALEHLLLENLKETRKARRWKAVLRVLTLLVIVGALLSIFDFHLPGKGMGVEKHTALVTLEGEISSSSMANAMDINSSLLSAFENEHSAGVVLRINSPGGSPVQAGMINDEIHRLRKLYPKKPFYVVVEDICASGGYYVAVAADQILVDKASLVGSIGVIMEGFGFTGLMDKLGVTRRMITSGSNKGMMDPFSKENPKQVEMVKTMIDEIHQQFIAVVKEGRGDRLKDVPDLFSGRIWNGEQAVKIGLADGYGTVDTVARDIFKAPDILDYTMKENFAERVAKRFGAEAGAAAGKALVKTPDLK; the protein is encoded by the coding sequence ATGGAAAACAACCCAAATCCCAATTGGGAACGTCAAGCTCTCGAACATCTCTTATTGGAGAATTTAAAAGAGACCCGTAAGGCACGTCGTTGGAAGGCGGTATTGCGAGTACTTACTTTGCTAGTCATTGTTGGTGCACTACTTTCAATATTTGACTTTCATCTTCCAGGCAAGGGCATGGGGGTTGAAAAACACACCGCCTTAGTAACTCTTGAGGGGGAAATTTCTTCCAGCTCGATGGCTAATGCGATGGATATCAATTCATCCCTACTATCTGCATTTGAAAATGAACATAGTGCCGGAGTTGTATTGCGCATCAATAGTCCTGGGGGCTCTCCAGTTCAAGCCGGCATGATCAATGATGAGATTCACCGCTTACGCAAGCTTTATCCCAAGAAGCCGTTTTATGTCGTAGTTGAAGACATTTGCGCGTCTGGAGGTTACTACGTTGCAGTAGCTGCAGACCAAATCTTGGTTGATAAAGCCAGTCTGGTGGGTTCGATTGGCGTGATTATGGAAGGCTTTGGTTTTACAGGCCTAATGGATAAGTTGGGTGTGACTCGTCGCATGATTACTTCGGGCTCTAATAAAGGCATGATGGATCCGTTTAGCAAAGAAAACCCAAAGCAGGTTGAAATGGTCAAGACCATGATTGATGAGATTCACCAGCAATTTATTGCGGTTGTGAAAGAGGGTCGTGGCGATCGCTTAAAAGACGTGCCGGATTTATTTTCTGGTCGCATCTGGAATGGCGAGCAAGCTGTGAAAATTGGCTTGGCCGATGGTTACGGTACTGTCGATACAGTTGCGCGCGATATCTTTAAAGCGCCCGATATTCTGGACTACACCATGAAAGAGAATTTCGCGGAGCGTGTTGCTAAACGCTTTGGTGCGGAGGCTGGTGCAGCTGCTGGTAAAGCTTTAGTGAAGACACCAGACTTAAAGTAA
- a CDS encoding SAM-dependent methyltransferase, which yields MSKLGTLYLVPNTLGDDGRAEQLPWVLPSETIAQTAKLKHWIVEDAKTARALLKAIDSASPLACTIQEMQMSEWRGAARNAKYGDAVKPADLLKPLLAGNDMGLMSEAGVPGVADPGAELVLAAHKLGAQVKPLVGPSSILLGLMASGLNGQRFAFQGYLPHDTHERTAKLKQLEIESRKLQQTQIWIETPYRNTAMLMACINSLAPQSLLCLGVDLSLPSEMIVTLSIADWRKRYPNEAACASLQNRPTVFLLLA from the coding sequence ATGAGCAAACTCGGTACTCTTTATTTAGTTCCAAACACTCTCGGTGATGATGGTCGCGCTGAGCAATTGCCTTGGGTTCTTCCATCCGAAACGATTGCGCAAACAGCCAAGCTAAAGCACTGGATTGTGGAAGACGCCAAAACAGCGCGCGCACTATTAAAAGCAATCGATTCTGCTTCTCCATTGGCATGCACTATTCAAGAAATGCAAATGAGTGAATGGCGTGGTGCTGCACGCAATGCAAAGTATGGCGATGCTGTCAAACCGGCTGATTTACTCAAACCTTTGCTTGCTGGAAATGATATGGGCTTGATGTCTGAAGCAGGAGTCCCAGGCGTTGCGGATCCTGGCGCTGAGTTGGTGCTGGCAGCTCACAAACTAGGCGCCCAAGTGAAGCCACTCGTTGGACCGAGCTCGATCTTGTTAGGCCTAATGGCAAGTGGACTCAATGGTCAGCGTTTTGCATTTCAGGGGTACTTGCCTCATGACACCCATGAGCGCACTGCCAAACTTAAGCAACTCGAAATTGAGTCTCGTAAATTACAACAAACTCAAATTTGGATTGAGACGCCCTATCGAAATACTGCCATGCTCATGGCTTGTATCAATTCGTTAGCGCCACAAAGCCTGCTCTGTCTTGGAGTGGATCTTAGTCTGCCATCAGAAATGATTGTCACCCTTTCGATTGCGGATTGGCGCAAACGCTACCCGAATGAAGCTGCTTGTGCCTCACTACAAAATAGGCCAACAGTATTTCTACTATTAGCCTAG
- a CDS encoding Maf family nucleotide pyrophosphatase, giving the protein MSTSTNTPQNPRLILASTSVYRRELLERLRIPFEVISPKVDETPLTGESTLALALRLAQAKAAAVAKQHPDAWVIGSDQVADLCGAAIGKPGNFERALVQLQLMRGQIVTFQTALCLMKGDTQTTLCVPTEVTFRKLPDSALEAYLLAEEPYDCAGSAKSEGLGISLLESIQSNDPTALIGLPLIALAGLLRDAGFVIPAKT; this is encoded by the coding sequence ATGAGTACCTCCACAAATACACCTCAAAATCCAAGACTCATCTTGGCATCCACTTCGGTATACCGCCGTGAACTTTTAGAGCGCCTACGCATCCCCTTTGAAGTCATCTCACCAAAGGTAGATGAAACCCCACTCACCGGCGAGAGCACTCTTGCTTTAGCGCTTCGACTTGCTCAAGCCAAAGCAGCTGCAGTTGCCAAACAACATCCTGATGCTTGGGTCATTGGCTCTGATCAAGTTGCCGATCTTTGTGGTGCAGCGATTGGTAAGCCAGGTAATTTTGAAAGGGCATTAGTGCAACTACAACTGATGCGCGGTCAAATAGTGACTTTTCAAACGGCACTGTGCTTGATGAAGGGTGACACCCAAACCACTTTATGCGTTCCCACTGAAGTCACCTTTCGCAAACTTCCAGACAGCGCATTAGAGGCCTATTTACTTGCCGAAGAGCCTTATGACTGTGCCGGCAGCGCTAAGTCTGAAGGCCTTGGTATTAGCCTACTAGAGTCCATCCAGAGTAATGACCCAACCGCTTTAATTGGCTTACCACTCATTGCATTAGCCGGCTTACTGCGCGATGCTGGGTTTGTAATTCCAGCAAAAACATAA
- a CDS encoding DUF177 domain-containing protein: MNRNQVLPQVELSSEPSALKRVDFCAPQSYAGSGFLSMSDMPRVAEEASTVNPADGFNWSVRTYFEDSPGSEPHQILELGLKGRLHLVCQRCLQDCAVDLDEKRRFILVLTDFEADEYPVEDEEQEPLVVNQHFNLLETIEDEVLLSLPLIPKHPDGFCEPHASTFGDGGDEEPSNERENPFNVLKNMKKN, translated from the coding sequence ATGAATCGTAATCAAGTTTTACCTCAAGTCGAACTATCTTCCGAGCCTAGCGCCTTAAAGAGGGTAGATTTTTGTGCCCCCCAATCTTATGCGGGGTCTGGTTTTTTAAGCATGTCAGATATGCCAAGGGTGGCCGAGGAGGCTTCAACCGTTAACCCAGCCGATGGCTTTAATTGGTCTGTGAGAACCTATTTTGAGGATTCCCCAGGTAGTGAGCCTCATCAAATCCTCGAATTGGGTCTAAAGGGTCGTTTGCACCTGGTATGCCAACGCTGTTTACAAGATTGCGCGGTAGATTTGGATGAAAAACGCCGATTTATTCTGGTTTTGACGGATTTTGAGGCTGATGAATACCCTGTTGAGGATGAGGAGCAAGAGCCCCTGGTCGTAAATCAGCATTTCAACCTCTTAGAAACCATTGAGGATGAGGTTCTATTGTCTTTACCCCTGATTCCAAAGCATCCAGATGGGTTTTGTGAACCCCATGCATCTACCTTTGGGGATGGCGGTGATGAGGAGCCATCAAATGAGCGGGAAAATCCCTTTAACGTATTGAAAAATATGAAGAAAAACTGA
- the rpmF gene encoding 50S ribosomal protein L32: MAVQQNKKSPSKRGMHRAHDFLTAPATAVEATTGEAHLRHHISPNGYYRGRKVVKTKND, encoded by the coding sequence ATGGCCGTTCAACAAAACAAAAAATCACCTTCCAAACGTGGCATGCACCGTGCGCACGACTTCTTGACCGCACCTGCTACGGCTGTTGAAGCCACAACTGGTGAGGCTCATTTGCGCCACCACATTTCACCTAACGGCTACTATCGTGGTCGTAAAGTTGTTAAAACTAAAAACGACTAA
- the plsX gene encoding phosphate acyltransferase PlsX, giving the protein MSVTLAIDAMGGDHGVVVTVPAACDFLEKHADVKITLVGDSDLIKQALSKSPKAPMERIQIIPASEVVLMDDPIEIALRRKKDSSMRVAIEQVKEGAADAVVSSGNTGALMAISRYILKTLDGVDRPAIATAIPNELGRGTTMLDLGANADCEPMHLVQFAQMANVMVQVVDGKENPSIGLLNIGEEVIKGNEVVKQTSELLRQTSLNFYGNVEGNDIFKGTTDIVVCDGFVGNVVLKASEGLAKMMSGLIRQEFNRSWLTKLMAICAMVPLLRVRKRVDHRRYNGAVLLGLRGCVIKSHGSADRFAFGFALDRAYEAAKNRMVERIAAAFVVETKV; this is encoded by the coding sequence ATGAGCGTTACTCTTGCTATTGATGCCATGGGCGGAGATCATGGAGTCGTCGTGACGGTTCCGGCTGCCTGCGATTTTTTAGAAAAACATGCTGATGTGAAGATCACCCTTGTTGGTGATTCTGATTTAATCAAGCAAGCATTGAGTAAATCTCCCAAAGCTCCGATGGAGCGAATTCAAATTATTCCCGCTAGTGAAGTTGTCTTGATGGATGATCCCATTGAGATTGCTTTGCGTCGTAAAAAAGATTCATCTATGCGTGTTGCTATTGAGCAGGTTAAAGAAGGCGCTGCTGATGCTGTAGTTTCTTCTGGCAATACTGGCGCACTCATGGCGATCTCTCGCTATATTCTCAAAACGCTTGATGGCGTTGATCGCCCTGCGATTGCTACCGCCATACCCAATGAATTAGGGCGCGGGACAACTATGCTAGACCTCGGTGCAAATGCCGACTGCGAGCCAATGCACTTAGTTCAGTTTGCCCAAATGGCAAACGTGATGGTGCAAGTGGTTGATGGCAAGGAAAACCCTTCAATTGGCCTTCTCAATATTGGTGAGGAAGTGATTAAAGGTAATGAGGTTGTTAAGCAAACCAGCGAGTTACTTCGCCAAACCTCTTTAAACTTTTACGGCAACGTAGAAGGTAATGATATTTTTAAGGGCACTACGGATATCGTGGTGTGCGATGGTTTTGTTGGCAACGTCGTTCTGAAAGCCAGTGAAGGTTTAGCAAAAATGATGAGTGGTTTGATTCGTCAAGAATTTAATCGCTCATGGCTTACCAAGTTGATGGCGATCTGTGCAATGGTGCCGTTGCTAAGAGTTCGTAAGCGGGTTGATCATCGTCGTTATAACGGTGCAGTATTGTTGGGTTTACGTGGTTGTGTAATTAAGAGTCATGGTTCTGCTGATCGCTTTGCTTTTGGCTTTGCCTTGGATCGCGCCTATGAGGCAGCTAAGAACCGCATGGTAGAGCGCATTGCTGCAGCCTTTGTGGTGGAGACAAAAGTATGA
- a CDS encoding beta-ketoacyl-ACP synthase III, with translation MSIFARVAGTGSYLPELRLTNQDLVERLAKTGLETSDEWIKTRSGISARHFAAENELTSDLAVKAAQAALTSAGITSEDLDLIILATSTPDHLGGFPSTACVVQDKLGAHTACAAFDVQAVCAGFTYALAIADAFIRSGSYKKVLVIGAETFSRILNFQDRGTCVLFGDGAGAVVLEASQEAGILSTALHADGSQRDILCVPGRAGNGEVHGSPFMTMDGPAVFKLAVKVLEQVAHEALEKANLKAEQIDWLVPHQANIRIMEGTAKKMGMSMDKVIVTVHEHGNTSAASIPLALDAGVRSGQIQRGQHLLLEGVGGGFAWGAVTIKY, from the coding sequence ATGAGTATTTTTGCAAGAGTAGCGGGTACCGGAAGTTATCTTCCTGAGTTGCGCTTAACTAATCAAGACTTAGTGGAGCGTCTGGCTAAAACTGGCCTGGAGACCAGTGATGAGTGGATTAAAACGCGTAGCGGTATTTCTGCGCGCCACTTTGCTGCTGAGAACGAATTAACTAGTGATCTAGCAGTGAAGGCTGCACAAGCTGCTTTAACTAGCGCCGGTATTACCTCTGAAGATTTGGACCTCATCATTTTGGCCACTTCTACCCCAGATCATTTGGGCGGCTTTCCAAGTACTGCTTGCGTAGTACAAGACAAATTAGGCGCGCACACTGCTTGTGCGGCTTTTGATGTGCAAGCAGTGTGCGCTGGCTTTACTTATGCACTTGCCATTGCAGATGCATTTATTCGTTCTGGTTCATACAAAAAAGTATTGGTCATCGGTGCAGAAACATTCTCCCGTATTCTGAATTTCCAAGACCGTGGCACTTGTGTCTTGTTTGGCGATGGTGCTGGAGCTGTTGTGCTGGAGGCTTCTCAAGAGGCGGGCATTCTCTCTACTGCATTACATGCTGATGGTAGTCAACGCGATATTTTGTGTGTTCCTGGGCGTGCTGGTAATGGCGAAGTGCATGGTTCCCCATTTATGACCATGGATGGTCCAGCTGTCTTTAAGCTTGCTGTGAAGGTTTTAGAACAAGTAGCTCACGAGGCACTCGAAAAAGCAAACCTCAAGGCTGAGCAAATCGACTGGCTAGTACCGCATCAAGCCAATATTCGCATTATGGAAGGCACGGCTAAGAAGATGGGTATGTCCATGGATAAAGTCATTGTTACTGTGCATGAGCATGGCAATACTTCGGCTGCATCCATTCCGTTGGCATTAGATGCTGGCGTGCGCTCTGGGCAGATTCAGCGTGGACAACATCTCTTGCTAGAGGGTGTTGGCGGCGGGTTCGCTTGGGGTGCGGTCACTATAAAGTATTAA
- the fabD gene encoding ACP S-malonyltransferase, whose amino-acid sequence MTFAFVFPGQGSQSVGMLNSISERPEVRATLQEASEALGEDVAKLISEGPAEALSLTTNTQPVMLTAGVAFYRAWLAAGGSAPKVMAGHSLGEYSALVASGVISFKDAVPLVRFRAEAMQTAVPVGTGGMAAILGLDDAIVIQVCAEASAASGGVVEAVNFNAPGQVVIAGASDAVTKACELLKAAGAKRALPLPVSAPFHSSLLQPASEKLKGYLANIEFKAPTISVINNVDVEVLNDPAAIKDALVRQAAKPVRWQETIQAIASQGITQVVECGPGKVLAGLTKRINDQVTGVPVFDEASLNEVLASLK is encoded by the coding sequence ATGACATTTGCATTTGTATTTCCAGGTCAAGGCTCTCAATCCGTTGGCATGCTCAATTCCATTTCTGAGCGCCCGGAAGTGCGTGCAACATTGCAAGAGGCTTCTGAGGCATTAGGTGAGGACGTTGCAAAGCTGATTTCTGAAGGCCCTGCAGAGGCGCTGTCATTAACCACGAATACTCAGCCTGTGATGTTGACTGCGGGCGTTGCCTTTTATCGAGCCTGGTTGGCAGCAGGTGGATCTGCGCCCAAGGTAATGGCAGGTCATAGCCTTGGTGAGTACTCTGCCTTGGTTGCGTCTGGCGTTATTTCTTTTAAAGATGCTGTTCCATTGGTGCGCTTTCGTGCTGAAGCAATGCAAACTGCTGTACCGGTAGGTACAGGCGGTATGGCTGCGATTCTCGGCTTGGATGATGCAATCGTGATTCAGGTTTGTGCTGAAGCAAGCGCTGCTTCTGGCGGTGTTGTTGAGGCCGTCAACTTCAATGCCCCTGGTCAAGTAGTGATTGCTGGTGCAAGTGATGCCGTTACTAAAGCATGTGAATTATTGAAGGCTGCTGGCGCTAAGCGTGCCTTGCCGTTGCCAGTATCTGCACCATTCCATTCTTCTTTACTGCAACCAGCCTCTGAAAAACTCAAAGGCTACTTAGCCAATATTGAATTTAAAGCGCCAACCATTTCCGTTATCAATAATGTGGATGTTGAGGTATTGAATGACCCTGCAGCTATTAAAGATGCCTTAGTGCGTCAAGCTGCCAAGCCTGTTCGTTGGCAGGAAACCATTCAGGCTATCGCTTCTCAAGGTATTACTCAGGTAGTGGAGTGTGGTCCTGGCAAAGTATTAGCAGGCCTTACCAAGCGTATTAACGATCAAGTGACTGGTGTACCAGTATTTGACGAAGCTAGCTTGAATGAAGTTCTAGCAAGCCTGAAATAA
- the fabG gene encoding 3-oxoacyl-ACP reductase FabG, protein MNLDLSGQIALVTGASRGIGQAIADELVKCGAKVIGTATSESGAKAIDERLKASGGAGKVLNVTAPNACEEIIDLIVKEYGGINILVNNAGITRDNLAMRMKSEEWTDVIDTNLSSVFRLSQAVMRPMMKARGGRIINITSIVGHMGNPGQANYAAAKAGVSGMTRALAREIGSRNITVNCVAPGFIDTDMTRALSEEQQNALKVNIPLARLGSPEDVAQAVAFLASPAAGYITGNTLHVNGGLYLA, encoded by the coding sequence ATGAATCTCGACTTAAGCGGACAAATTGCTTTAGTAACTGGCGCCTCACGCGGTATTGGTCAGGCAATCGCGGATGAGCTAGTTAAGTGTGGCGCCAAGGTAATTGGAACGGCTACATCCGAGAGTGGAGCTAAAGCGATTGATGAGCGTTTAAAAGCTTCAGGCGGTGCTGGCAAAGTATTGAATGTGACTGCCCCAAATGCTTGTGAAGAAATTATTGATCTGATCGTCAAAGAGTATGGCGGCATCAATATCTTGGTGAATAACGCTGGCATCACTCGTGACAATTTAGCAATGCGCATGAAGTCTGAAGAGTGGACTGATGTGATTGATACCAACCTGAGTTCAGTCTTCCGTCTTTCTCAAGCAGTGATGCGTCCCATGATGAAGGCTCGTGGTGGCCGCATTATTAATATCACTTCAATTGTCGGCCATATGGGTAATCCTGGTCAGGCAAATTACGCTGCTGCAAAGGCGGGGGTTTCAGGTATGACTCGTGCTTTAGCCCGTGAGATCGGTAGCCGTAATATCACTGTGAATTGCGTAGCTCCTGGATTTATTGATACTGATATGACCCGTGCCTTGAGCGAAGAACAGCAAAATGCCCTAAAAGTGAACATTCCTTTGGCGCGTTTGGGTAGTCCTGAGGATGTCGCCCAAGCGGTGGCCTTTTTGGCCTCTCCAGCTGCTGGTTATATTACGGGTAATACCCTCCACGTCAATGGCGGACTCTATTTAGCCTAA
- the acpP gene encoding acyl carrier protein, producing the protein MDNIEQRVKKIVAEQLGVAEGDIKNESSFVNDLGADSLDTVELVMALEDEFGIEIPDEEAEKITTVQLAIDFATSKAQG; encoded by the coding sequence ATGGACAACATCGAACAACGCGTTAAGAAAATCGTCGCCGAGCAATTGGGCGTCGCTGAAGGAGACATCAAGAATGAATCTTCTTTTGTGAACGACTTGGGCGCTGACTCTCTTGACACTGTTGAGCTGGTTATGGCTTTGGAAGATGAATTCGGCATCGAAATTCCTGATGAGGAAGCTGAAAAGATCACCACAGTTCAGCTCGCGATCGACTTCGCTACATCAAAAGCTCAGGGTTAA
- the fabF gene encoding beta-ketoacyl-ACP synthase II, with protein MSASNGRRRVVVTGLGLISPVGNSVDVAWSNLLAGKSGIATITKFDHTPLSVHFAGEVKDFNVEEYVSAKEARHMDTFIHYGIAAGTQAIRDSGLEITEQNAERIGVMVGSGIGGLPMIEATGAELLARGPRRISPFFVPGSIINMISGHLSILFGLKGPNVAAVTACTTGLHSIGLAARLIQYGDADVMVAGGAESTISALGVGGFASARALSTRNDDPATASRPWDKDRDGFVLGEGAGVVVIEEYEHAKARGAKIYCELLGFGMSGDAYHMTAPNMDGPRRCMVNAMRDAKLNPDQIQYLNAHGTSTPLGDKNETEAIKAALGDHAKKALINSTKSMTGHLLGGAGGLESVFTILALHNQKSPPTINIFNQDPECDLDYCANTARDVKIDHAVKNNFGFGGTNGTLIFGKLT; from the coding sequence GTGTCAGCATCAAATGGCCGACGCCGGGTAGTAGTTACCGGCCTTGGTCTTATCTCACCTGTTGGTAATTCGGTTGATGTAGCTTGGTCTAATTTGCTTGCGGGCAAATCAGGTATTGCTACCATCACCAAGTTTGACCACACTCCGCTTAGCGTTCATTTCGCTGGAGAGGTGAAAGATTTCAATGTCGAGGAATATGTTTCTGCCAAAGAGGCGCGCCATATGGATACCTTTATCCATTACGGCATTGCCGCTGGTACGCAAGCCATTCGCGACAGTGGTTTAGAGATTACCGAACAAAACGCTGAGCGCATTGGCGTCATGGTTGGCTCCGGTATCGGTGGCTTGCCAATGATTGAGGCAACGGGTGCTGAGTTGTTGGCTCGCGGCCCCCGTCGTATTTCACCGTTCTTTGTTCCAGGCTCCATCATCAATATGATTTCTGGGCACCTCAGTATTTTGTTTGGCCTTAAAGGTCCAAACGTTGCTGCGGTAACTGCGTGTACTACTGGATTGCACAGCATCGGTTTAGCTGCTCGCTTAATTCAGTATGGCGACGCGGATGTGATGGTTGCTGGTGGTGCTGAATCAACTATCTCTGCATTAGGCGTTGGCGGCTTTGCTTCTGCAAGAGCGCTTTCTACCCGCAACGATGATCCTGCTACTGCGTCACGCCCTTGGGATAAAGACCGCGATGGTTTTGTTCTGGGTGAGGGCGCAGGTGTTGTTGTGATTGAAGAGTATGAGCACGCTAAAGCTCGCGGAGCAAAAATCTATTGCGAATTACTGGGCTTTGGTATGAGTGGTGATGCTTATCATATGACTGCACCAAATATGGATGGCCCCCGTCGTTGCATGGTGAATGCAATGCGTGATGCCAAACTCAATCCAGATCAAATTCAGTATTTAAATGCTCACGGAACTTCTACGCCTTTGGGCGACAAGAATGAAACCGAAGCGATTAAAGCGGCTTTGGGCGATCATGCCAAAAAGGCTTTAATAAACTCTACCAAGTCGATGACTGGCCACCTTTTGGGCGGCGCCGGTGGCTTGGAGTCTGTTTTCACGATTTTGGCCCTTCATAACCAAAAATCACCACCTACTATCAATATCTTCAATCAAGATCCTGAGTGCGACCTGGACTACTGCGCCAATACCGCTAGGGATGTGAAGATTGACCATGCAGTCAAAAACAATTTTGGCTTTGGGGGTACTAACGGTACCTTGATTTTTGGCAAACTGACCTAA
- a CDS encoding DegQ family serine endoprotease produces MKKYLIALLAIFGLGQVAFIPPALAQNPRVTIPDFADLVERASPAVVNIRTTEKVVVQQVQGGIPGMPEDQAEFFRRFFGVPIPGIPNGPKPAQPNPGKPQEADRGVGSGFIIESNGLILTNAHVVEGATTIYVTLTDKREFKAKLLGMDKRTDVAVVKIEARDLPKLPLGDSSKVRVGEWVLAIGSPFGLENTVTAGIVSAKSRDTGDYLPFIQTDVAVNPGNSGGPLLNTAGQVIGINSQIFSRSGGYMGISFAIPIDEAMRVADQLRTSGKISRGRIGVALGEMTKEVAESLGLGKPRGAYVRNVEPGGPAAAGGIEAGDVILSFNGKDISKSTDLPRVVGETKPGTSVPVQVWRKGGARDLTVTVTDTESTQAANKKADAPAANGNSANTLGVVVGELSDAKKKDLNIKGGVEVTGLGDGPLAKAGIRPGDVIIRVADADITSVKQFEALVKGLDANKAVPVFIRRADSTLVVPVRPK; encoded by the coding sequence ATGAAAAAGTATTTAATTGCGCTCTTGGCTATCTTTGGTCTGGGGCAAGTTGCGTTTATTCCACCTGCGTTAGCTCAAAATCCTCGAGTCACCATTCCTGACTTTGCGGATTTGGTTGAACGCGCTAGTCCTGCGGTCGTCAATATTCGTACTACTGAAAAAGTAGTAGTGCAGCAAGTGCAAGGTGGCATACCTGGGATGCCAGAAGATCAGGCGGAATTTTTCCGCCGTTTCTTTGGCGTACCTATTCCGGGAATTCCAAACGGACCTAAACCAGCGCAACCTAATCCAGGCAAGCCGCAAGAAGCAGATCGTGGCGTAGGCTCTGGTTTCATTATTGAATCCAATGGTTTGATTTTGACTAATGCTCATGTTGTTGAGGGCGCCACCACTATTTATGTAACCCTGACTGATAAGCGCGAGTTCAAAGCAAAGTTACTTGGCATGGATAAGCGTACCGATGTTGCAGTCGTCAAAATTGAAGCGCGTGATTTACCAAAGCTACCTTTAGGTGACTCATCCAAGGTGCGAGTAGGTGAGTGGGTCCTGGCAATTGGCTCCCCGTTCGGCCTTGAGAATACGGTGACTGCAGGTATTGTGTCGGCGAAGAGTCGCGATACAGGTGACTACTTACCCTTTATTCAGACTGACGTAGCTGTGAATCCTGGAAACTCTGGTGGCCCACTTTTAAATACTGCTGGTCAAGTGATTGGTATCAACTCACAAATATTTAGTCGCTCTGGTGGCTATATGGGGATCTCTTTTGCAATTCCGATTGATGAGGCAATGCGTGTTGCAGATCAATTGCGTACATCCGGAAAGATTTCTCGCGGGCGCATTGGTGTTGCTTTGGGTGAGATGACGAAAGAGGTAGCTGAGAGTTTAGGCTTAGGCAAACCACGTGGTGCTTATGTTCGTAACGTTGAACCAGGTGGCCCTGCAGCCGCCGGTGGAATTGAGGCGGGCGATGTGATTCTGAGCTTCAATGGCAAAGATATTTCTAAGTCCACCGATTTGCCTAGAGTCGTAGGTGAAACCAAGCCAGGCACTTCTGTGCCAGTACAAGTTTGGCGTAAAGGCGGAGCCCGTGATTTAACGGTCACTGTAACTGATACCGAATCTACTCAGGCGGCTAATAAAAAGGCAGATGCCCCTGCGGCAAATGGCAATAGCGCCAATACCCTGGGAGTTGTTGTTGGTGAACTATCGGATGCCAAAAAGAAGGATTTGAATATCAAGGGCGGGGTTGAAGTGACCGGGTTAGGGGATGGCCCTTTGGCAAAAGCGGGGATTCGACCAGGTGACGTCATTATTCGGGTGGCAGATGCCGATATTACGAGCGTTAAGCAGTTTGAGGCTCTAGTTAAGGGTTTGGACGCTAATAAGGCTGTACCGGTCTTTATCCGCCGCGCTGACAGCACTTTAGTCGTTCCTGTAAGGCCTAAATAA